A genomic region of Oceaniferula marina contains the following coding sequences:
- the dgt gene encoding dGTP triphosphohydrolase, with translation MNRFYNAFDIERTMEWPSEDDYRSPFQVDRDRVLHTPAFRSLQSKTQVFWSGEYDFYRTRLTHSLEVAQIGRSICHWLKHQDPHLDDQHYIDPELVEVICLSHDLGHPPFGHAGERSLNHLMRDYGGFEGNAQTLRLLRDRIFSIKQTGMNPTRAFVDGVLKYKTLWSELKRGDQIPEHHFIYDSQVNDLDWAMGGVDFPTELTPGKRRDSFKSIECQIMDWADDTAYSLNDLSDSVRAGFLTVSRVERWAESVGEPCGQGTPLGDLVDAIRGDRVEPFAGKRIGRYIQSARMEEDVNGMSALTNRYKFRLVIDPEVRAESKIFKRLAYEVVFLSPELKQLEYKGNHMLERLWQVLDGFYVRADLGGPQFQILPEAAAREIEATDDMHVRARLVCDFLASMTDGYAARMYKRLFIPDFGSIGDLVG, from the coding sequence ATGAATCGTTTTTACAATGCCTTTGATATTGAGCGGACAATGGAATGGCCGTCCGAGGACGACTACCGTTCGCCGTTCCAAGTTGACCGTGACCGGGTGTTGCACACCCCGGCATTCCGAAGCTTACAAAGCAAAACGCAGGTGTTTTGGAGTGGTGAGTATGATTTTTACCGCACACGCTTGACGCACTCCTTGGAGGTTGCCCAGATTGGGCGTTCGATTTGTCATTGGCTCAAGCATCAAGACCCACACCTTGACGACCAACATTATATTGATCCGGAATTAGTCGAGGTTATTTGTTTGTCTCATGATCTGGGGCATCCGCCATTTGGGCATGCGGGGGAGCGAAGCCTCAATCATTTGATGCGGGATTACGGTGGCTTTGAAGGCAATGCACAGACGTTACGATTGTTACGAGACCGGATTTTTTCGATCAAGCAAACCGGGATGAATCCGACCAGGGCCTTTGTCGATGGAGTTCTCAAATACAAGACGCTTTGGAGTGAACTGAAACGGGGTGACCAGATACCGGAGCATCATTTTATTTATGACAGCCAAGTCAATGATCTGGATTGGGCTATGGGGGGAGTGGATTTCCCCACTGAATTGACGCCAGGAAAACGCAGGGACAGCTTCAAATCGATCGAGTGCCAGATCATGGATTGGGCAGATGATACGGCATACTCCTTGAATGATCTATCGGATAGCGTCCGGGCCGGGTTTTTGACGGTGTCCAGAGTAGAGCGTTGGGCCGAGTCGGTCGGTGAGCCTTGCGGGCAAGGCACGCCACTCGGTGATTTGGTGGATGCAATCCGAGGTGACCGTGTGGAACCCTTTGCCGGAAAGAGGATCGGACGCTATATCCAGTCGGCCCGCATGGAGGAAGATGTGAATGGGATGAGCGCTCTGACCAACCGTTATAAGTTCCGTTTGGTGATTGATCCGGAGGTTCGAGCTGAGTCCAAAATTTTTAAACGCCTCGCCTATGAGGTTGTCTTTCTTTCCCCGGAATTGAAGCAACTGGAATACAAGGGAAATCACATGCTTGAGCGCTTGTGGCAGGTGTTGGATGGGTTTTATGTGCGTGCGGACCTGGGGGGACCACAATTTCAAATTTTACCCGAAGCGGCAGCTCGTGAAATCGAAGCCACGGATGACATGCATGTTCGAGCTCGTTTGGTTTGTGATTTTTTAGCGAGCATGACGGATGGATATGCGGCTAGGATGTACAAGCGTCTGTTCATCCCGGATTTTGGTTCGATCGGAGATCTGGTAGGCTAG
- a CDS encoding AAA family ATPase, protein MNETMEMTGTGEGTSAQQICQQIYAELRKVFFGQDQVVSQVLAALLSGGHILLEGKPGLGKTHLVLALANTFGGEFGRIQFTPDLMPTDVTGFTLFDMKSQTFQMRRGPVFTNLLLGDEINRAPAKTQAALLEVMQERQVTIDGESIKLDPPFMVLATQNPIEQEGTYPLPEAQLDRFLMKVVIDYPDQASEEQVVSQVTSGASASGIDASEVERICSQEEIIQAQRECASIQAVPEVVRYAVNICRATRESQGISLGAGTRGAISLIQVAKAYALINGRGFVTPDDVKSASLPVLRHRVQLAPELAISGQKVDDAVAGIVNAVEAPRV, encoded by the coding sequence ATGAATGAGACGATGGAGATGACGGGAACAGGAGAGGGAACATCCGCACAACAGATCTGCCAGCAGATCTATGCGGAATTACGCAAGGTGTTTTTTGGACAGGACCAGGTAGTCAGTCAGGTTTTGGCAGCCTTGCTGTCGGGCGGGCATATTCTTCTGGAGGGGAAGCCGGGTTTGGGGAAAACCCACCTTGTGTTGGCTTTGGCTAATACCTTTGGTGGGGAATTCGGGAGGATTCAGTTTACTCCTGATTTGATGCCTACGGATGTGACTGGTTTTACTTTGTTCGATATGAAAAGCCAGACGTTTCAAATGAGGCGAGGTCCGGTGTTCACCAATCTTCTATTGGGTGATGAAATTAACCGGGCCCCGGCCAAAACCCAGGCCGCCTTATTGGAGGTCATGCAGGAACGTCAGGTGACCATTGATGGGGAGAGTATTAAGTTAGACCCTCCATTTATGGTCTTGGCGACTCAAAACCCGATTGAGCAGGAAGGGACGTATCCTTTGCCTGAAGCTCAACTGGACCGTTTTTTGATGAAGGTGGTGATTGATTATCCTGATCAGGCGAGCGAGGAGCAAGTGGTGTCCCAGGTGACCTCCGGGGCATCGGCTTCCGGGATCGATGCTTCCGAGGTCGAGCGTATTTGTAGTCAGGAGGAGATCATTCAGGCTCAGCGCGAGTGCGCATCGATTCAAGCTGTTCCGGAGGTCGTCCGGTATGCGGTCAACATTTGTAGAGCAACTCGCGAATCTCAGGGGATTAGTCTGGGGGCGGGGACTCGTGGGGCGATCAGTCTGATTCAAGTGGCCAAAGCATATGCCTTGATCAATGGGCGGGGCTTTGTGACTCCTGATGATGTCAAATCAGCTTCGTTGCCTGTATTGCGCCACCGGGTGCAATTGGCACCTGAATTAGCGATCAGCGGCCAGAAGGTGGATGATGCGGTTGCTGGGATTGTGAATGCCGTCGAAGCCCCGCGCGTTTGA
- the trpD gene encoding anthranilate phosphoribosyltransferase: protein MDALIHHVEDGLELGLREVDAAAEMLLDGSVCDDKKARFLKGLTLKGETPAEIAGFVEAFLQRAVDPGVGGLAFNGPTIDIVGTGGDKLNLFNVSTTSMFVIAAGGAVVVKHGNRGITSKSGGADVLEALGVNIELGPEGFRESLEVAGVGFLFAPIYHPAFKAVGPVRAMLAKEGVRTIFNLLGPLLNPVRPECQLVGVCLPELGSAFAEILQRLGRDSAWVVHGTTPEGGSVDEMSLMGPTRICKSGRYQSIVDEVVEPEDFGLVRCGVEDLRGGDAQHNATILTDILNGHETGPKRDMVLLNAGAGLACAGLVDTLGQGVSLARDLIDSGQALERLTRMQEMSRSLS from the coding sequence ATGGACGCGCTGATACATCATGTGGAAGATGGACTGGAATTGGGCTTGCGTGAGGTCGATGCTGCGGCGGAGATGTTGCTGGATGGGTCGGTTTGTGATGATAAAAAAGCACGTTTTCTCAAGGGCTTGACTCTGAAGGGGGAAACCCCCGCGGAGATTGCTGGTTTTGTTGAGGCGTTTTTACAACGTGCGGTTGATCCGGGTGTCGGAGGGCTGGCATTCAATGGGCCGACGATCGATATTGTCGGGACCGGAGGGGATAAGTTGAACTTGTTTAATGTCTCCACCACAAGCATGTTTGTGATCGCAGCCGGAGGAGCTGTCGTTGTTAAACACGGTAACCGAGGGATAACGTCCAAAAGCGGCGGGGCGGATGTTCTGGAGGCCTTGGGGGTGAATATCGAACTGGGCCCGGAAGGTTTTCGTGAGTCACTTGAGGTTGCGGGAGTTGGATTTTTGTTTGCCCCGATTTACCATCCTGCATTCAAAGCTGTGGGGCCGGTCAGGGCGATGTTGGCTAAAGAGGGGGTGAGAACGATTTTTAATTTGCTGGGACCTTTGTTAAATCCAGTTAGACCGGAATGCCAACTGGTTGGTGTCTGTTTGCCGGAATTGGGATCGGCGTTTGCTGAGATCCTTCAGCGACTTGGCCGGGACAGCGCCTGGGTGGTACATGGGACAACGCCTGAAGGGGGATCGGTAGATGAAATGAGCCTGATGGGTCCTACCCGGATCTGTAAGTCCGGCCGATATCAATCGATTGTCGATGAAGTGGTGGAGCCTGAGGATTTTGGCCTTGTCCGTTGTGGGGTAGAGGATTTGCGAGGTGGAGACGCCCAGCACAATGCCACGATTCTGACTGACATTCTCAACGGCCATGAAACCGGTCCGAAGAGAGACATGGTGTTGTTGAATGCGGGAGCGGGATTAGCCTGTGCCGGATTGGTTGACACACTCGGACAGGGTGTTAGTTTGGCTAGGGATTTGATTGATTCGGGGCAAGCCTTGGAGCGATTGACCCGAATGCAGGAAATGTCCCGATCCCTGAGTTAG
- a CDS encoding RDD family protein, with amino-acid sequence MPALSSKRETRLDTLQSNELAEGVEIHLRTAGPYVRVLAYLLDLLIRGAVCLVAQLLLLLVGAILGAQVAQGLMLLLFFFLMFFYYIVFEAGKRGASPGKRVMGLRVVDTSGAPLSYGQAFMRNMLRIADGLPFCYGFGLLSTLLTKRFQRLGDLLANTVVVYDRLPKMQVASLPPVLESRAPSVPLSREEQAAVLGFRERAGMWSEARRVELADHASALTGSSGQQGMTRLLGIAHWLGEKH; translated from the coding sequence ATGCCAGCATTAAGTTCCAAACGCGAAACTCGCTTGGACACCTTGCAGAGTAATGAACTCGCGGAAGGTGTGGAGATCCATTTGCGCACTGCCGGGCCTTATGTTCGGGTGTTGGCTTATTTATTGGATTTGCTCATCCGCGGGGCGGTTTGTTTAGTGGCGCAGTTGTTGTTGTTATTGGTCGGGGCGATTCTGGGTGCCCAGGTAGCTCAGGGGCTGATGTTGCTCCTGTTCTTTTTCCTGATGTTTTTTTATTACATTGTGTTTGAGGCTGGCAAGCGGGGGGCGTCTCCCGGTAAACGAGTGATGGGTCTCAGAGTGGTGGACACGTCAGGAGCTCCGCTTTCCTACGGGCAGGCTTTTATGCGGAATATGCTGCGGATTGCTGACGGTTTACCCTTTTGTTATGGGTTCGGTTTGTTATCGACCTTGCTGACAAAGCGTTTTCAACGCTTGGGGGATTTGTTGGCCAATACGGTGGTGGTTTACGACCGCCTGCCCAAGATGCAGGTAGCTTCTCTCCCCCCGGTTTTGGAATCAAGGGCTCCCAGTGTGCCTTTATCCCGCGAGGAACAGGCGGCCGTTTTGGGATTTCGTGAACGAGCCGGGATGTGGTCCGAGGCCCGTCGGGTGGAATTGGCGGATCATGCGAGTGCTCTGACTGGCTCATCAGGTCAACAAGGGATGACTCGTTTACTGGGGATTGCCCATTGGTTGGGAGAAAAACATTAA
- a CDS encoding DUF4129 domain-containing protein, producing MMLVVWWLIPLYDRVPLFVVSRALFGDVPKVREVMRAWPKLLIRRLLFALVIGRFSPARGLSLPVAELEGLRGKAYRQRVDLLERNGGEGATMATISGMVLWWVCFFGTVGTAMMMVPEVVQMEWVSGMGDFFTFFDTTDIPDGFFWMLVALQMFVITLMEPFYVSAGFALYINSRTLTEGWDIELAFKRLGSRLASLAGKVAVVMAVGFSCFSSLAEAAPDTSKEKIEAIMDDEDFIIHHRYVDVPVEEPSNDSDSGWLDWLSDLFSGSGVPDFMGAVGTVFFYVILAVLIVGIIFLIIKNAHVFRGGGGWRRGVKIEPKTVAVMGMDVSPESLPDDIAGAARDAWRAGDFRLALSLLYRGSLAWMVYRAELPIEESDTEGDCLARVAALQDPNQVRYFSELTGQWIALAYGKIVPDDHAMVSLCEQWPFDNQVKHPRGGERSEG from the coding sequence ATGATGCTCGTTGTTTGGTGGCTTATCCCTTTATATGACCGGGTTCCCTTGTTTGTGGTGAGCCGTGCCTTGTTCGGGGACGTTCCCAAAGTCAGGGAGGTGATGAGAGCCTGGCCAAAGCTCTTGATTCGCAGGTTGCTGTTCGCCTTGGTGATTGGTCGTTTTTCTCCAGCCCGTGGATTGAGTTTGCCTGTAGCTGAGTTGGAGGGATTGCGAGGAAAGGCATATCGTCAACGGGTTGATTTGTTGGAGCGCAATGGTGGTGAGGGGGCAACCATGGCGACGATATCTGGCATGGTGTTGTGGTGGGTCTGCTTTTTTGGCACGGTCGGTACGGCGATGATGATGGTGCCCGAGGTGGTTCAGATGGAGTGGGTTTCAGGGATGGGAGATTTCTTTACCTTTTTTGATACGACCGATATTCCGGATGGTTTTTTCTGGATGTTAGTAGCTTTACAAATGTTTGTGATCACACTGATGGAGCCATTCTACGTCAGTGCTGGCTTTGCGTTGTATATTAACAGCCGAACATTGACGGAGGGGTGGGACATCGAGTTGGCTTTCAAACGTTTAGGTTCCAGGCTGGCATCGTTGGCCGGTAAAGTGGCGGTGGTGATGGCTGTCGGCTTTTCTTGTTTTTCTTCGCTAGCAGAGGCGGCGCCAGATACCAGCAAGGAGAAGATCGAGGCGATTATGGATGATGAAGATTTCATTATTCACCACCGATATGTTGATGTGCCGGTGGAAGAGCCTTCGAATGATTCGGACAGTGGATGGTTGGATTGGCTTAGCGACTTGTTTTCCGGTTCTGGCGTCCCCGACTTCATGGGGGCTGTAGGGACTGTGTTCTTTTATGTGATTTTGGCGGTGCTGATTGTGGGGATTATTTTTCTGATCATAAAAAATGCGCATGTGTTCCGTGGGGGCGGAGGGTGGAGACGTGGCGTTAAGATTGAACCTAAAACCGTGGCTGTCATGGGGATGGATGTCAGTCCGGAGTCCTTGCCTGATGATATTGCGGGGGCTGCGAGGGATGCTTGGCGTGCCGGGGATTTCAGGCTGGCGCTGAGTTTGCTGTATCGAGGCTCGCTCGCATGGATGGTGTATCGGGCTGAATTACCCATCGAGGAGAGTGATACAGAAGGTGATTGTTTAGCTCGGGTGGCAGCGCTTCAGGACCCGAATCAGGTTCGCTATTTTTCAGAGCTTACCGGTCAGTGGATTGCTTTGGCCTATGGGAAAATCGTGCCTGATGACCATGCCATGGTTTCCTTATGTGAACAATGGCCGTTTGATAACCAAGTTAAACACCCCCGTGGGGGAGAAAGGAGTGAAGGGTGA
- a CDS encoding LOG family protein, with product MLQCHPCAFIGSTGEKSLDDKIRQLADQVCDNRDADLLAEMLINAVRTSRGSVTDGDFRTMNRVLKELRVADEVFAPYRSYRKVSIYGSARTNPDEEEYKAAVDFASKMRDAGFMTITGAGPGIMAAGNEGAGRDDSFGLNINLPFEAVPNAYISGDPKLIGFDYFFTRKLSFVKEGDAVVAFPGGFGTMDEIFETLTLIQTGKVSIYPLVLIDAPGGTYWKFWQQFVDEHLMRLNLISRTDFSLFKVTDDVDEAVEEISRFYSNFHSYRYVGDKLVIRLIKPPSEDLLRKLKNEFSDVLKSGSFTATEPLPAEEDEPELSHLPRIVFRHGRKDFGRLRELIDVLNE from the coding sequence ATGTTGCAGTGTCATCCGTGCGCATTTATCGGATCGACCGGTGAAAAGTCGCTGGATGATAAGATTCGGCAGCTGGCTGATCAGGTGTGTGATAACCGGGATGCCGATCTCTTGGCTGAGATGCTGATCAATGCGGTTCGCACATCAAGAGGTTCCGTGACGGATGGAGATTTTAGGACCATGAACCGGGTGCTCAAGGAATTGCGCGTTGCGGATGAGGTGTTTGCCCCGTATCGCAGTTATCGTAAAGTTTCGATTTACGGGTCAGCCCGGACCAACCCCGATGAAGAGGAATACAAAGCTGCCGTGGATTTTGCCAGCAAGATGCGCGATGCCGGATTTATGACCATCACCGGAGCCGGCCCTGGAATCATGGCAGCCGGTAATGAGGGGGCAGGCCGGGATGATAGTTTCGGCTTGAACATCAACCTTCCATTTGAGGCCGTGCCCAACGCCTACATCTCGGGGGATCCCAAGCTTATCGGGTTTGATTATTTTTTCACTCGGAAGCTCTCGTTTGTTAAAGAAGGAGATGCCGTGGTCGCTTTTCCAGGTGGCTTTGGCACCATGGATGAAATTTTTGAAACCTTGACCTTGATCCAGACAGGGAAAGTGTCCATTTATCCCTTGGTTCTTATTGATGCTCCCGGAGGAACGTATTGGAAATTCTGGCAGCAATTTGTGGATGAGCATCTGATGCGCTTGAACTTGATTTCTCGAACCGATTTTTCACTTTTCAAGGTGACGGATGATGTCGATGAGGCAGTCGAGGAAATCTCACGGTTTTATTCCAATTTCCATTCATATCGCTATGTCGGGGACAAGTTAGTGATTCGTTTGATCAAGCCGCCAAGTGAGGATTTGTTGCGGAAGCTGAAAAATGAATTTAGTGATGTGCTCAAGAGTGGATCGTTTACCGCTACCGAGCCATTGCCTGCAGAAGAGGATGAACCGGAGTTGAGTCACTTGCCCCGGATTGTTTTCCGTCATGGCCGCAAGGACTTTGGTCGTCTGCGTGAATTGATCGATGTTTTGAATGAATAG
- a CDS encoding DUF58 domain-containing protein, producing MKSVWIWGGVVLLVFLLVDLLACLFLKRPRVERDLPGRFASGIEQSVPLTLRNPGSLALRLCCYDGIPSDASSRELPWSGKVPAKGFTKLEYPVTIKERGAKEFEPAHIRFCSPLFLWTRKCRAGVMQETRVYPNYEPVLRYALLAMANRAEQMGIVKKNRAGMSREFHQLRDYQLGDMLSQIDWKATSKRLSLISRDYQEQRDQTVILAVDCGRRMRAHDGGVPQFDHCLNAMLLLAYTALRQGDHVGVMAVGGGERWLAPVKGIQSMTTILNHLYDYETSTAPSDFSEAAERLLTLQRRRALVIMLSNVRGEDSHQLVEPLRMVRQRHVTILANLREASVVRRMQQKASTLDEALEVGGTAIYLEERERMLGELRAHGIYTVDSQAKELPVVLANAYLGAREMV from the coding sequence ATGAAATCTGTTTGGATCTGGGGTGGAGTGGTGTTGCTGGTCTTCCTCTTGGTTGATTTGTTGGCTTGCTTGTTTTTGAAGCGACCCAGAGTTGAGCGTGATTTACCGGGACGATTTGCCAGTGGAATTGAACAGTCCGTGCCTCTGACTTTGCGTAACCCGGGAAGTTTGGCATTGCGCTTGTGTTGTTACGACGGCATTCCTTCGGATGCCAGCAGTCGGGAACTTCCGTGGTCTGGCAAGGTGCCGGCAAAAGGTTTTACCAAACTTGAGTATCCGGTGACGATCAAGGAGCGTGGGGCCAAAGAGTTTGAGCCTGCGCATATTCGTTTTTGTTCGCCACTGTTTTTGTGGACTCGAAAATGTCGGGCTGGGGTGATGCAAGAGACCCGGGTTTACCCCAACTATGAACCGGTGTTGCGTTATGCGCTGTTAGCCATGGCCAACCGGGCTGAACAAATGGGGATTGTTAAAAAGAATCGGGCTGGAATGAGTCGTGAGTTTCACCAGTTGAGAGACTATCAGTTAGGTGATATGCTTTCCCAAATCGACTGGAAGGCGACATCGAAACGTTTGTCGTTGATTAGTCGGGATTACCAGGAACAGAGGGATCAGACGGTGATTCTAGCGGTCGACTGTGGTCGGCGCATGAGGGCCCATGATGGCGGCGTGCCGCAATTTGACCATTGCTTGAATGCCATGCTGCTGCTCGCTTATACTGCCCTGCGTCAGGGAGATCATGTTGGGGTAATGGCCGTGGGTGGTGGTGAACGATGGCTTGCACCGGTCAAAGGGATTCAATCGATGACAACTATTTTAAACCACCTTTACGATTATGAGACCAGTACGGCGCCGAGTGATTTCTCCGAGGCCGCCGAACGTCTTTTGACGCTACAACGGAGGAGGGCCTTGGTGATTATGTTGAGTAATGTGAGGGGGGAAGACAGCCACCAGTTGGTGGAACCCTTGCGTATGGTCCGCCAGCGGCATGTAACGATTTTGGCAAATTTGCGGGAGGCCTCGGTTGTCCGGCGGATGCAGCAAAAGGCATCGACACTGGACGAGGCTTTGGAGGTTGGAGGAACGGCGATTTACCTTGAAGAACGAGAGCGGATGCTCGGTGAACTTCGGGCACACGGGATCTATACGGTGGACAGTCAGGCGAAGGAGTTGCCCGTTGTTCTTGCCAACGCCTATTTGGGCGCACGCGAGATGGTGTGA
- a CDS encoding stage II sporulation protein M: MQGKEFEEKNAGRWAAYEQSLEVLEKGGLGLDVSTIPSMFREVCTDLALARHRMYGMPMNERLNDLVIRGHKMIHRRAGGTWERVLKFVVADFPTTVRKEWRLLVVATLSFILPLLGMMLAGFYWVDFTWVQAVLGPDQMEQVDMMYGHNADQISSLRDEYGSNFMMFCFYIMNNIGIDFRIYAGGILACLGTLFFLFYNGVFFGAFIAYIHKACDTELFYSFVAGHSSFELIAMVIAGMAGLRVGMGLLHPGRQSRARSLLDAGKKSLPLIYGAAGMTLIAAGIEGFWSAQPLPPHVKYTVGITLWVLLVLYFAFAGLGSQRRGHMGKEDYAA; encoded by the coding sequence ATGCAGGGAAAGGAATTTGAAGAGAAAAACGCAGGGCGGTGGGCTGCCTATGAGCAATCGCTTGAAGTGCTCGAAAAAGGAGGACTTGGTTTGGATGTTTCCACCATTCCTTCGATGTTTCGCGAAGTCTGTACGGATTTGGCACTGGCCAGGCACCGGATGTACGGTATGCCGATGAACGAGCGGCTCAATGATCTGGTGATCCGCGGGCATAAAATGATTCACCGGCGTGCAGGAGGGACCTGGGAGCGGGTGCTGAAATTTGTGGTTGCTGATTTTCCGACAACGGTCCGCAAGGAGTGGCGTTTGCTTGTGGTTGCCACGCTGAGTTTTATTCTGCCCTTGCTCGGGATGATGCTTGCCGGGTTTTACTGGGTGGATTTCACTTGGGTGCAGGCTGTTTTAGGGCCGGATCAGATGGAGCAGGTCGATATGATGTATGGCCATAATGCGGATCAAATTTCCAGTTTGAGAGATGAATACGGGTCCAATTTTATGATGTTTTGTTTTTACATCATGAACAACATCGGGATTGATTTCAGAATTTATGCTGGTGGGATCCTGGCCTGTCTAGGCACCTTGTTTTTCCTGTTTTACAATGGGGTGTTTTTTGGGGCCTTTATTGCCTATATCCACAAAGCCTGTGATACCGAATTGTTTTATTCATTTGTTGCCGGTCACTCCTCGTTTGAGCTGATTGCGATGGTGATTGCCGGCATGGCAGGTCTGCGTGTCGGTATGGGCTTGCTTCACCCCGGTCGCCAATCCCGGGCTCGTTCACTGCTGGATGCCGGTAAAAAATCGCTTCCCTTGATTTATGGTGCTGCCGGAATGACGCTGATTGCAGCGGGTATTGAAGGGTTTTGGTCCGCCCAGCCTCTGCCTCCACACGTAAAATACACTGTGGGTATTACTTTGTGGGTTTTGTTGGTTTTATACTTTGCGTTTGCCGGGCTTGGTTCGCAACGCAGGGGGCACATGGGAAAGGAGGACTATGCGGCTTGA
- a CDS encoding DUF4350 domain-containing protein yields MLAVLVGCGKTEKKRRTLGYKGEAGVNPFLAAQRFLRNDGWEVDSQHGVGYLTEEISTLFIPPSSIHTEGRAKRLMQWVSEGGHLVIMLDAGELSGDDFVKNPSSWSWLDMETSHPGLDYLSSELEVELVEWEHQRTDASIDPESLDLDEWEVMEEKDRVLLGSEKSEIMLEGAPMAICHWSEQGVQYSELMEAEFGSGEESGDEKHRYLSETYLHGRVTWMTDARPIRNRYIAYADHAQFLHELCALSRPGMIVFASGGGDGLFDLIWRYYPLAVVTFLLAVVFWLWLHLPRFGPVQGLPEGGMREYLSLMRGMGRFFWKYKRDDVMLSAMRSAVSRNLSMQPGASQEGIFEQLAEKSGISEEEVIEAMTRENVHEPGVMVRITRNLQKMMQHLTNNKQR; encoded by the coding sequence ATGCTTGCGGTTCTGGTCGGCTGCGGCAAAACCGAAAAAAAGCGTCGGACTCTGGGATACAAGGGGGAGGCTGGTGTGAACCCGTTTCTGGCAGCCCAGCGTTTTCTCAGAAATGATGGTTGGGAAGTCGACAGCCAACACGGTGTGGGCTACCTGACTGAGGAAATATCAACATTATTTATTCCACCCTCATCCATTCATACCGAGGGAAGGGCCAAGCGCTTGATGCAGTGGGTGAGTGAGGGGGGGCATCTGGTGATCATGCTGGATGCAGGGGAACTCAGTGGTGATGATTTTGTCAAAAACCCGAGTTCCTGGTCATGGTTGGACATGGAAACCTCGCACCCGGGGTTGGATTATCTGAGCTCGGAACTTGAAGTGGAATTAGTCGAATGGGAGCATCAGCGGACCGATGCTTCAATCGATCCGGAGTCGTTGGACCTCGACGAGTGGGAAGTGATGGAGGAAAAAGACCGAGTGCTTCTTGGTTCGGAAAAAAGTGAAATCATGCTCGAGGGAGCACCGATGGCGATCTGTCATTGGTCCGAACAAGGGGTGCAATATTCTGAGTTGATGGAAGCCGAGTTTGGTAGTGGTGAGGAAAGTGGGGATGAAAAACACCGCTATCTCAGTGAAACGTATCTGCATGGCCGCGTCACTTGGATGACGGATGCAAGACCCATCCGTAACCGCTATATTGCTTATGCCGATCATGCGCAATTTCTCCATGAGTTGTGTGCCTTGTCCAGACCCGGGATGATTGTCTTTGCCAGTGGTGGGGGCGATGGGCTGTTTGATTTGATTTGGAGGTATTACCCATTGGCCGTAGTGACCTTTCTCTTGGCGGTAGTCTTCTGGCTTTGGTTACATTTACCTCGATTCGGGCCCGTTCAAGGGCTTCCCGAAGGGGGGATGAGAGAATACCTGAGTCTGATGCGTGGCATGGGGCGCTTCTTTTGGAAATACAAGCGAGATGATGTGATGTTATCGGCAATGCGGTCGGCAGTGAGTCGTAATTTATCGATGCAACCGGGGGCGAGCCAAGAGGGCATCTTTGAGCAGTTGGCGGAAAAGTCCGGTATTTCAGAAGAAGAAGTGATTGAAGCCATGACCCGTGAGAACGTGCACGAACCCGGAGTGATGGTTAGGATCACCAGAAATTTACAGAAGATGATGCAGCATTTAACAAATAACAAACAACGATAG